A DNA window from Solanum lycopersicum chromosome 3, SLM_r2.1 contains the following coding sequences:
- the LOC101258356 gene encoding pectinesterase inhibitor-like produces the protein MAHSYNFAIFMILSISFTLTSVKGDLIDEICSKTDVKKVCYYALREDPRSKGAKPEGLMAIVIDLSQKNATFACNLVSTLLKGTTDPKLKSRYTLCLGNYNKASDIVAKMPDLLKSKDYYGLSANASAAIREPSTCDNNFIEPPVEVPKLREASDNLRGLIDVILVLVGFL, from the coding sequence ATGGCACACTCATACAACTTCGCCATATTTATGATACTATCAATCTCCTTCACATTAACAAGTGTGAAAGGTGATTTGATAGATGAGATTTGCTCGAAAACAGATGTGAAGaaggtatgttattatgctttaaGGGAGGATCCTCGATCCAAAGGTGCAAAACCTGAAGGTCTTATGGCAATCGTAATAGATTTATCACAAAAGAATGCAACATTTGCATGTAATCTCGTTAGCACATTGCTTAAAGGGACAACAGATCCAAAATTAAAATCGCGATATACTTTGTGTTTGGGGAATTATAATAAGGCAAGTGATATTGTTGCAAAAATGCCAGACTTATTGAAGTCTAAAGACTATTACGGTTTGAGTGCTAATGCTTCTGCTGCTATACGTGAACCTTCTACGTGTGATAACAACTTTATAGAACCACCAGTTGAAGTGCCAAAACTCAGAGAAGCTAGTGATAATCTTCGAGGACTTATCGATGTTATTTTGGTTCTTGTTGGATTTTTGTAA
- the LOC101258057 gene encoding pectinesterase inhibitor-like yields the protein MALSYKFLLVSLLSISFTLTNVRADLISDVCSKALKPAICLSALRGDSRSKGANLQGLATISIDLSLKNMQSAHDLVNTLLKQATDPKLKTRYSSCLENYNDGIDELRGLPALLKSGDYSGLNIHASAALDDPSTCDDNFSGPPAEAPQLKAASDKVQGLIGIILVISNLLK from the coding sequence ATGGCACTCTCATACAAGTTTTTGCTAGTTTCTCTGTTATCAATCTCCTTCACTTTAACAAATGTGAGAGCAGATTTAATAAGCGATGTTTGCTCAAAAGCACTAAAACCAGCAATATGTTTATCGGCTTTACGAGGGGATTCTCGATCCAAAGGTGCAAATCTTCAAGGGCTTGCAACGATTTCAATAGACTTATCATTAAAAAACATGCAATCTGCACACGATCTTGTTAATACATTGCTTAAACAGGCTACAGATCCAAAATTAAAGACACGATATAGTTCGTGTTTGGAGAATTATAATGACGGTATTGATGAACTTAGAGGATTGCCTGCACTCTTAAAGTCTGGAGATTATTCTGGTTTGAATATTCATGCATCTGCTGCTTTGGATGATCCTTCTACGTGTGATGACAATTTTTCAGGTCCACCCGCTGAAGCACCCCAATTGAAAGCTGCTAGTGACAAGGTTCAAGGACTTATTGGTATAATTTTGGTTATTAGCAATCTATTGAAATGA
- the LOC101244173 gene encoding pentatricopeptide repeat-containing protein At3g48250, chloroplastic codes for MNHGKRILSSLRLRNSLFFTQLSRATSSNHQVTQHLYLSPSLLTQIYTSTSILGSSQNVFFSSKTESFVDIILSNDWSKQLEKDLGKNDFPVTHEAVMYLLKKLDKEPRKAGDFLKWVVKQKGFKPSSSMYSLMLRIYANRDSMKDFWTTIKEMKENGFYIDEETYKSIYSIFRNLKMETDATALKHFYGRMIKDNAMGDVAKDVSELITKQEWGVEVERQLGEMKLSVSDNFVLRVLKELREVGNPLKAFSFFKWVARNLDFQHSTVTYNGILRVLCREESIEEFWDVVKEMMSLGFEIDLDTYIKISRHFQKIKMLKDAVELYELMMDGQFKPSLGECNILLRSIAQSYSSDLDLLFRVVEKFEAAGHSRSKIIYDVIHRCLTNLGRFEEAEKITEAMRDAGFEPDNITYSQLIYGLCKVRRLEEASKVIDVMEECGCIPDIKTWTVLIQGHCFAGEVDKALFCFAKMMEKNVDTDADLLDVLLNGFLSQRRVFGAYQLLTELVNKFQMRPWQATYKLVIQKLLGERKFEEALDLLRRMKKHNYPPFPEPFLQYISKSGTVEDAVEFLKALSVKDYPSVSAYQHVFQSFFAEGRHSEAKDLLYKCPYHIRQHPAICGLFGSSNSNSGKAKRFSRQSSTSV; via the coding sequence ATGAATCACGGCAAGAGAATACTGAGTTCGCTTCGATTGAGGAATTCTCTTTTTTTCACTCAGCTTTCACGAGCCACTTCTTCCAATCATCAGGTGACTCAACACTTATATCTTTCTCCTTCACTTCTCACGCAAATTTACACTTCTACTAGTATTCTCGGTTCAAGTCAAAATGTCTTCTTTTCATCAAAAACTGAATCTTTTGTTGACATTATACTATCCAACGACTGGTCGAAACAATTAGAAAAGGATTTAGGAAAAAATGACTTTCCTGTGACCCATGAAGCTGTTATGTATTTGTTGAAGAAACTTGATAAAGAACCGCGAAAGGCAGGGGATTTCTTGAAATGGGTTGTTAAGCAAAAGGGGTTTAAACCTAGTTCTTCTATGTACAGTCTGATGCTTAGAATTTATGCTAACAGGGATTCAATGAAGGACTTTTGGACTACTATTAAGGAAATGAAAGAGAACGGGTTTTATATTGATGAGGAAACGTATAAAtcaatttattctatttttcgGAATTTGAAAATGGAAACTGATGCCACTGCTTTGAAGCATTTTTATGGGAGGATGATTAAAGATAATGCTATGGGTGATGTGGCGAAAGATGTGTCTGAATTGATTACAAAACAAGAATGGGGAGTTGAGGTGGAGAGACAATTAGGGGAGATGAAACTCTCGGTGTCGGATAATTTTGTGCTTAGGGTGTTGAAGGAACTTAGAGAAGTAGGAAATCCACTGAAAGCTTTCAGCTTTTTCAAATGGGTTGCGAGGAATTTAGATTTTCAGCACAGCACTGTTACTTATAATGGGATTCTTAGGGTTCTTTGCCGAGAAGAGTCGATTGAGGAGTTCTGGGATGTAGTAAAAGAGATGATGAGCCTTGGGTTTGAAATAGATCTTGATACATATATAAAGATCTCGAGGCATTTTCAGAAGATTAAGATGTTGAAAGATGCAGTAGAACTATATGAACTGATGATGGATGGTCAGTTTAAACCATCACTTGGTGAGTGCAATATTCTTTTAAGATCCATTGCACAGTCATATTCCTCAGATCTTGATTTGCTATTTAGAGTTGTGGAAAAATTTGAGGCCGCAGGGCATTCACGCTCAAAGATTATTTATGATGTCATTCATAGGTGTTTGACTAACTTGGGGCGATTTGAGGAAGCAGAGAAGATAACAGAAGCTATGAGAGATGCAGGATTTGAACCTGACAATATTACCTATAGCCAATTAATATATGGACTTTGCAAAGTGAGGAGGCTGGAGGAGGCATCAAAGGTGATAGATGTGATGGAAGAATGTGGATGCATTCCGGATATCAAGACTTGGACTGTTCTAATACAAGGGCATTGTTTTGCTGGTGAAGTTGATAAGGCGCTGTTTTGTTTTGCTAAGATGATGGAGAAAAATGTTGATACAGATGCTGATCTGTTGGATGTACTACTTAATGGTTTTTTGAGTCAAAGAAGAGTTTTTGGTGCATATCAGTTATTGACCGAGTTGGTGAATAAGTTTCAAATGCGCCCATGGCAAGCAACATACAAACTTGTCATCCAAAAGCTCTTGGGGGAAAGGAAATTCGAAGAAGCGCTTGATCTACTCCGTCGGATGAAGAAACACAATTATCCACCTTTTCCAGAACCCTTTCTTCAATATATTTCAAAGTCAGGAACAGTGGAAGATGCAGTGGAGTTTTTAAAGGCGTTGAGCGTCAAGGACTATCCATCTGTTTCAGCCTATCAACATGTTTTCCAGTCCTTCTTTGCAGAAGGTAGACATTCTGAGGCAAAAGATCTGCTCTACAAGTGCCCATATCATATTCGGCAACACCCAGCAATTTGTGGCCTCTTTGGTTCGTCAAATTCTAACAGTGGAAAAGCGAAAAGGTTCTCCCGGCAGAGCTCGACTTCTGTGTAG